The region ATCGCAGGCGGTGAAGAGCAGCGGGATCGTGACAAACACCAGGGGGGAGAGACGCATCAGCAACCTCGGGGGCGAGTGGCGAGAATCGGCGGGGGGGGGAGACGAAGGGGAGGGCGCGCGGGGGGAGGGCGTCGAATCGACGCGCCCCCCCGGGCCCGGGGGGGGAGGGGTCAGGCGTGCTCGCGAACTCTCTGCACCAGCGCGCGGATCTGCTCAAGGAGAAGATCGCTCTCGTCGCCGCCCTTGGGCAGGATCTCCCGGGTGCTCTGAGCGAGTTCCTGGCGGTCGGCGGCCGAGAGCTCTTTGGCGGTGATCACGACCACCGGGATGGTGGCGTGGACCTCGTCCTTGCGGACCTGCCTCAAGAATTCGAAGCCGTCCATTTTGGGCATCATCAGATCCAGGAGGATCAGGTCGGGGAGCTTCTGGCCGAGGGCATCCAGGCCTTCCAGGCCGTTTTCGGCCTGGTCGACCTGCCAGCCCTCTTTCGTCAGGACCCGGGCGATCAGCGAGCGGGTGGGCTCGTCATCTTCGACAAAAAGGACGCGGCCCTGGGGCTGGTCGGGCTCGGAGCGGTAGGTGTCCAGGATGGTGAGGAGGGCGTCGCGGTCGATGGGCTTCATCAGGTAGTGATCGGCGCCCAGGGCGTAGCCGCGGGAGGTTTCGGAGACCATGGTGACCATGATCACCGGGATCTGCTCGAGCTGAGGGTCGGATTTGAGGCGCGCCAGGGTGGACCAGCCGTCGAGCTGGGGCATCATCACGTCGAGGGTGATGGCTGCCGGGATGAGCTCGGCGGCCAGGTGAAGGCCCTCGGTGCCACTGGCGGCGGCGACGACCTCAAAGCCCTCGCGCTCCAGCATCCGGCGCAGCAGGTCGCGCACGGTGGGATCGTCGTCGATCACCAGCACGGTGTCGCCGGGACCGGGGCCGGGGTCGGGTCGGGGGGTGTCGCGCTCCTCGGCTGGCGAGTGGCGAGGGAGTTCGTTGGCGCGCAGATCGGCGCTGAGGCGCACGGTGAAGATGGTGCCCTGGTCTTTGTGGCTCTCCACCTCGATGGTGCCGCCCAGGAGGCTGGCGAAGTGGCGGGTGATGGTCAGGCCCAGGCCGGTGCCGCCGAACTCACGGGTGGTGGAGGTGTCGGCCTGGGTAAAGGCCTCAAAAATCTCCTGAAGCTCCTCGGGGGTCATGCCGATGCCGGTGTCTTCGACGCGCAGGACGATGGTGTTGGTGTCGTCGTCGCTGCGGGCGTCGACTTTGACCTGGCCCTGGCGGGTGAATTTGCAGGCGTTGGAGAGGAGGTTGAACACGATCTGACGCACCTTGGTGGGATCGGAGCGCATGAAGCGCAGGTTCGGATCCAGGGTGAGCGTCAGGGCGTTGAAGTTCTGTTTGGCCAGGGGGGCCACGGTACCGGCCACATCGTCGAGGAGCTCGCTGATGTCGAAGAGCTCGATGTGGGTGGTCATCTTGCCGGCTTCGATCTTGGAGAGGTCCAGGATGTCGTTGATCACCGCCAGGAGGTGCTTTCCGGCGGAGCGGATGCGTTTGAGGTCGGGGCGGAAGGGGCGGACCATCTCGGCGGCGGGGCCGCCTTCTTCTTCGATGTAGTCGATCTCTTCGAGGACGATTTCGGAGTACCCGATGACGGCGTTGAGCGGGGTGCGCAGCTCGTGGCTCATGTTGGCCAAAAAGGTGCTCTTGGCGCGGTTGGCCTCCAGGGCCTCGTCGCGGGCCTTCTCCAGGGCCAGTTTGGCGGCGACGCGCTCGGTGATGTCCCTCAGGATGAGCACGTAGCTGGCGCGGGCGCTATCGCCGAGCACGCCCAGGGCGACCTCGATGGGGAAGTCTTCGCCGTGGCGTCGGGCTTCGAGCTGGGTGGCTTCGCGCAGGGAGCCGTCTTGAGCGGCCTGAGCCAGACGCGAGGCGCTGAGCGAGGGGACCAGTTCGGCGATGGGGCGCAGGTAGAGTTCGCGGACCTCGGCGCCAAAGATGCGGGCGGTGGCCGGGTTGGCGGCTTCGATCACCCCGTCGGCGTTGATGGCCAGGATGCCATCGGGGGCGGTGTCGACCACGGCCCGGGTCTCCGCCTCGCGTTCTTTGACGTTGCCGATGAGCCAGTCCTGGAGGCGGTCTTTGAAGACGAACATGGAGAACATCACGCAGCCCAGACCCATGATCTCCAGGAGGCGGCGCAGCTCGTCGCCAGCCGGGCTGGTGGAGTCGGTGAAGGGGAAGCCGCCGACATCGGCGCCAAAGATGGCAAGCCAGGTGAGCACGGTGATGGCCATCCAGATCCGGGCCGGCCCGGCACCGAAGAAGAGCAGGGCAAACATCGGGACCAGCGCCAGCCAGCTGATGGAGGCCGCCTGAATGCCCCCGGAGACAAAGACCAGCCCGACGATGAGCGCGTAAAAGGGCAACAGAATCAGGTTGCCGGCCACGCGCATGTTGCGTCGGGCTTTGAGCGCGAAGGGGGCCAGCGCGATGGAGATGGTGCCGGCGCCGATCGCCAGCGCGATCGGCAACGAGCCCTGGCTGGTGTAGGAGAAGAGGCCGATGATCGGCCCCCATATCACCATAAAAAAGACGGTTTTGATGGCGAGCTCGGCGCGTTTGCGCTCGATGTTGCGTTCACCCCGGAGGTTTTCGGGGATGAAGTAGTCGACAGCCTTTTGCAGCATGATTTCCAGCCTGAGGTTGTAGACGCGTGGCGCCTGATCCGAGGACCGGGTTCCGGGTGGAGGGCCTGAAAGAGATAATGTGCGGGTGGCGCGCGGCTCACCCTCTTCGAAACTCTTCGCGGAGGCGATCGCGCGGGATGCGCTTCGCTCAAGGATGGTGTTGATGCGCTCTGGCAGAAGAGAAAGCGATCACCGTCGGTGAGTCCCCCTGGCGGTGATCACGACGACCGAAATGCGATGATGGCTGCCATCCTGCCTCAGGTGCTGAAGAAACTCAAAGGCCGCTGACACCCCCGCGTTGATCAGCGCGGGAGTGACCCTCGGGGCGCCGGGAGCTCCCGGGGCTTCTGGCACGGGGAAGATACCGGAACTCCCGGGGGCACAGCTCGTCACTCCGCCCGGGGAAGGCGCTCGTGGCTGTGTGCGCTCGTCGGGGCGATGCGGCGGGAGGATGGCGCGCGAAAGAGGAGGCGCGCTCAGGCAACGAGAAGCGTCGCCCGTTGAGGGCGTTTCGTCGCCGGGGAAGGGCAGGTGTGACGCGGGGGGCTGGCACGGGGAGAGGCAGCCCCGGATGAGCCGGGGCAAAGCCTCGGGAGGCCTGCCGGGGGCGTGGGCAGACCTCCCCGTCGCTCTCAGGTGTCGGCCAGGAAGCGGGGCGGGACGGCCAGCACGTTTTGGAAGAGGCCTAAGCGGGTGGCGTCGAGGGCCCGCAGCGCAAATCCGGGGCGATCGTCGTCGATCCGCAAAAAGACATAGCCGTAGGCGCTCAGCTCGTCGAGGAGCCGGGTCATGGGGTAGCCCGCGTTCTGGCAGGTGACCTGGCTGAGCTCAAAGATGATGTGGGGCCGAAAGCGGGTGAGCGTCTGGTGGGCGCCCTGGAGGGCGGCGAGTTCGGCGCCTTCGACGTCGATTTTGATCAGGTCGAGGCGTTCCAGATCGTGTTCTTCGACAAAGGCGTCGAGGGTGGTGAGTTCGATGGTATGCGAGGGCCGGCTGCGTTTCTCGTCGGGGTAGAGGGAGGCCACGCCGCGGTTGTAGGTGCCATCGTT is a window of Lujinxingia litoralis DNA encoding:
- a CDS encoding response regulator, which produces MLQKAVDYFIPENLRGERNIERKRAELAIKTVFFMVIWGPIIGLFSYTSQGSLPIALAIGAGTISIALAPFALKARRNMRVAGNLILLPFYALIVGLVFVSGGIQAASISWLALVPMFALLFFGAGPARIWMAITVLTWLAIFGADVGGFPFTDSTSPAGDELRRLLEIMGLGCVMFSMFVFKDRLQDWLIGNVKEREAETRAVVDTAPDGILAINADGVIEAANPATARIFGAEVRELYLRPIAELVPSLSASRLAQAAQDGSLREATQLEARRHGEDFPIEVALGVLGDSARASYVLILRDITERVAAKLALEKARDEALEANRAKSTFLANMSHELRTPLNAVIGYSEIVLEEIDYIEEEGGPAAEMVRPFRPDLKRIRSAGKHLLAVINDILDLSKIEAGKMTTHIELFDISELLDDVAGTVAPLAKQNFNALTLTLDPNLRFMRSDPTKVRQIVFNLLSNACKFTRQGQVKVDARSDDDTNTIVLRVEDTGIGMTPEELQEIFEAFTQADTSTTREFGGTGLGLTITRHFASLLGGTIEVESHKDQGTIFTVRLSADLRANELPRHSPAEERDTPRPDPGPGPGDTVLVIDDDPTVRDLLRRMLEREGFEVVAAASGTEGLHLAAELIPAAITLDVMMPQLDGWSTLARLKSDPQLEQIPVIMVTMVSETSRGYALGADHYLMKPIDRDALLTILDTYRSEPDQPQGRVLFVEDDEPTRSLIARVLTKEGWQVDQAENGLEGLDALGQKLPDLILLDLMMPKMDGFEFLRQVRKDEVHATIPVVVITAKELSAADRQELAQSTREILPKGGDESDLLLEQIRALVQRVREHA